Proteins from a single region of Antechinus flavipes isolate AdamAnt ecotype Samford, QLD, Australia chromosome 2, AdamAnt_v2, whole genome shotgun sequence:
- the WNT8A gene encoding LOW QUALITY PROTEIN: protein Wnt-8a (The sequence of the model RefSeq protein was modified relative to this genomic sequence to represent the inferred CDS: inserted 1 base in 1 codon), with protein sequence MNERLIFLVTVGICYTTLKTSAWSVNNFLMTGPKAYLTYTTSVALGAQSGIEECKFQFAWERWNCPESALQISTHNRLRSATRETSFIHAISSAGVMYTITKNCSMGDFENCSCDESNNGKTGGHGWIWGGCSDNVEFGERISKLFVDGLEKGKDARALMNLHNNKAGRLAVRATMKRTCKCHGISGSCSIQTCWLQLADFREMGDYLKAKYNRALKMEMDKRRFRAGNSAESRWXPAEAFSPSAEAELIFLEESPDYCIRNSSLGIYGTEGRECLQSGRNLSQWERRSCGRLCMDCGLRVEERRTEAVNSCNCKFQWCCTVKCDQCWQVVTKYYCTRAPGGSRARSKGSSNAS encoded by the exons ATGAATGAGCGCCTTATCTTTCTGGTGACTGTGGGCATTTGCTATACTACCCTCAAGACCTCTGCCTG GTCAGTGAACAATTTCCTGATGACAGGGCCCAAG GCCTATCTGACTTATACAACCAGTGTGGCCCTCGGTGCCCAGAGTGGCATCGAGGAATGTAAGTTCCAGTTTGCCTGGGAGCGCTGGAATTGTCCGGAAAGCGCCCTGCAGATCTCTACACACAACCGACTGAGGAGTG CTACTAGGGAGACATCTTTCATCCATGCCATCAGTTCTGCAGGGGTCATGTATACCATCACCAAGAACTGCAGCATGGGAGATTTTGAGAACTGCAGCTGTGATGAGTCCAACAATGGAAAAACTG GTGGCCATGGATGGATCTGGGGAGGATGTAGTGACAATGTGGAATTTGGGGAAAGAATCTCCAAGCTCTTTGTAGATGgcctggagaagggaaaggacGCCAGAGCTTTGATGAACCTGCACAACAACAAAGCAGGCAGGCTG GCTGTAAGGGCCACCATGAAGAGGACTTGTAAATGCCATGGCATCTCCGGCAGCTGCAGCATCCAGACTTGTTGGCTGCAGTTGGCTGACTTCCGAGAGATGGGGGATTACCTGAAGGCCAAGTACAATCGAGCCTTGAAGATGGAGATGGACAAGCGCAGGTTCCGGGCCGGGAACAGCGCCGAGAGCCGGT GCCCGGCGGAGGCCTTCTCGCCCAGTGCTGAGGCGGAACTGATCTTTCTGGAAGAGTCACCCGACTACTGTATCCGCAACTCCAGCCTGGGCATCTACGGAACGGAGGGCCGGGAGTGCCTGCAGAGCGGCCGCAATCTGTCCCAGTGGGAGCGGCGCAGCTGTGGGCGCCTGTGCATGGACTGCGGACTTCGGGTGGAAGAGAGGAGGACAGAAGCGGTCAACAGCTGCAACTGCAAGTTTCAGTGGTGCTGCACAGTCAAGTGTGACCAGTGCTGGCAAGTAGTGACCAAGTACTATTGCACTCGGGCTCCCGGAGGCTCTCGAGCTCGGTCGAAGGGCAGTTCCAATGCCAGCTAA